The sequence below is a genomic window from Microbulbifer hydrolyticus.
TCAGTGCACGATACATCCGGTTTGCCCGAAGACCAACCGGCAATCGCACCCCATTAGCGGGGGCCGCATTCTATAAGCGGGAACACCCCGAGTCAATCACAAACCGAAGTAAACACTTACGCCGCCTGGTGATTGCTGTCCGGAACTGACCCGGGGTCTCTCCCGCAGGAGGGACCTCCCGGTCAGACTGCTCCGTTCTGTCGACCTTATTCCCCGGAAGATTTCAGGGCTTCGGTCAGCGCCGCTTCCACCTCTTCCGCAGAAGGACCCTCGGCATAGCCGTGGGTCAGCTGCTGGGTGCGTCTGCGCTTGCGCTCGGCGTGGTAGGCGAGACCAGTACCGGCCGGGATCAGACGACCCACTACCACGTTTTCTTTCAGGCCACGCAGGCTGTCTTCCTTGCCGGTTACCGCCGCTTCGGTCAGTACCCGCGTGGTTTCCTGGAAGGAAGCCGCGGACAGGAAGGACTCGGTCGCCAGAGACGCCTTGGTGATACCCAGAAGCAGGCGCTCGAATTGTGCCGGCTGCTTGCTTTCGGCACGCAGGCGCTCGTTCTCTTCCACCACGCGCTGGTATTCCACCTGGTCGCCTTTGATGAACTCGGAGTCGCCCATCTCAAGGATTTCGACCTTGCGCAGCATCTGACGCACAATGGTTTCAATGTGCTTGTCGTTGATGCCTACACCCTGGAGGCGGTAAACCTCCTGGATTTCGTTGGTGATGTAGCGCGCCAGCTCTTCCACGCCCTTGAGGCGCAGAATATCGTGCGGATTGGACGGGCCGTCGGAAATGACCTCACCCTTCTCTACCGTTTCACCTTCGAACACAGTCAACTGGCGGTGCTTTGGAATCAGTACTTCGTAGTGATCCTTGCCATTGGCCAGCGGCTTGCCGTCTTTCGGGGTGATCTGCAGGCGAACCTTGCCCTTGGTCTCTTTACCGAAGGAAACGGTACCGGAGATTTCCGCCAGGATGGACGGCTCTTTCGGCTTACGCGCTTCGAACAGGTCGGCAACCCGCGGCAGACCACCGGTAATGTCCTTGGTACCGCCGGATTCCTGCGGAATACGGGCGATTACGTCACCGACATTCACCTTGTCGCTGTCTTTCAGGCTCAGAATCGCGCGCGGCGGCAGTGCGTAGTGCGCCGGTGCGTTACTGTTCGCCAGGGTCAGCTCTTCACCATTCTCGTCGACCAGGGTCACCGCCGGACGCAGGTCTTTACCCGCTGCAGGACGCTCTGCCGGGTCGATCACCTCGAGGGAGGACAGACCAGTCAGCTCATCAGTGGTTTTGCGGATGGACAGGCCGTCTTCCATACCAGACAGCTTCACCCAACCGGCAACCTCGGTAATGATCGGGTGGGTGTGCGGATCCCACTTGGCAACAATCTGGCCACCGTCGATGGTAGAACCTTCGTCAACGCTGATCACAGCACCGTATGGCAGCTTGTAGCGCTCACGCTCACGACCAGCGCTGTCGGCAACCGCCAGCTCACCGGAACGGGATACCGCGACCAGGTTGCCGCTTTCGGCTTTAACAGTCTTCACATTGTGCAGACGTACAGTACCCGGCTGCTTCACCTGGATGCTGTCCGCCGCAGAAGCACGGCTCGCCGCACCACCGATGTGGAAGGTACGCATGGTCAGCTGGGTGCCCGGCTCACCGATGGACTGTGCCGCCACAACGCCCACGGACTCACCCGGGTTCGCACGGTGGCCACGGGCCAGGTCACGGCCGTAACACTGGGCACAGATGCCGTGTGCGGTTTCACAGGTAATCGCGGAGCGTACGATCACTTCGTCGATACCCATGCCTTCAATGCGCTCAACCCAGGCCTCGTCGATCATGGTGCCGGCGGGCACGGCGATCTCGTCACTGCCCGGCTTGGTCACGTCGCGCGCGACTACACGGCCGAGGATACGGTCACCGAGGGACTCGATCACGTCGCCGCCTTCAATTACCGGCGCCATGGTCAGACCGTCGTCGGTGCCACAGTCGATCTCGGTGATCACCACGTCCTGCGCCACGTCGACCAGACGACGGGTCAGGTAACCGGAGTTCGCCGTTTTCAGTGCGGTATCCGCCAGACCTTTACGCGCGCCGTGAGTCGAGATGAAGTACTGCAGTACGCTCAGACCTTCACGGAAGTTCGCGGTAATGGCGTTCTCGATAATCGAGCCATCCGGACGCGCCATCAGGCCACGCATACCGGCCAGCTGACGAATCTGCGCCTCGGAACCACGCGCGCCGGAGTCGGCGTACATGTAGACCGAGTTGAAAGAATCCTGCTCGGTTTCTTTACCATCGCGGTCGATCACCGGCTCTTTCTTGATACCGGCCATCATCGCCTGGGTCACCTTGTCGTTGGTACGGGACCAGACGTCGATGACCTTGTTGTATTTTTCACCCGCCGTCACAAGACCGGATGCGAACTGGGTTTCGATTTCCTTCACTTCCTCTTCCGCGGAAGCGATCAGGTCAGCCTTGGCCGCCGGGATCTCGAAGTCGTTCACACCAATGGAGGAACCGGACTTGGTGGAGAAGTCGAAACCGGTGTACATCAGCTGGTCAGCGAAGATGACGGTCGCCTTCAGACCTACGTTTCGGTAGCACTCGTTCAGAACGCGGGAAATCGCCTTCTTCTTCATCGGCTGGTTAACGTGCTCGAAAGGCAGGCCTTCCGGTACGATGTTCCACAGCAGTGCGCGACCGACAGTGGTGTCGTAGATGGTCCGGGTAACCTGCTTCTCACCGTCTTCACCGATGGAAGTTTCGTCGATACGTACCTTGATCTTCGCCTGCAGGCCAACCTGCTTGGCGTAGAAGGCGCGGCTCACTTCCTTGATATCGGAGAAGAACATGCCTTCGCCTTTATCGTTCACGCGCTCACGGGTCATCCAGTACAGACCCAGTACCACGTCCTGGGACGGTACGATGATCGGCTCACCGTTGGCGGGCGACAGGATGTTGTTGGTGGACATCATCAGCGCACGGGATTCCAGCTGCGCTTCGATGGTCAGCGGTACGTGTACCGCCATCTGGTCACCGTCGAAGTCGGCGTTGTACGCCGCACACACCAGCGGGTGCAGCTGAATCGCTTTACCTTCAATCAGTACCGGCTCAAACGCCTGGATACCCAGACGGTGCAGAGTCGGTGCACGGTTCAGCAGTACCGGGTGTTCGCGGATCACCTCATCGAGGATGTCCCATACCACCGCCTCTTCGCGCTCGACCATTTTCTTGGCCGCCTTGATAGTGGTGGCCAGGCCGCGGGTTTCCAGCTTGCCGAAAATAAACGGCTTGAACAGTTCCAGGGCCATTTTCTTCGGCAGACCACACTGGTGCAGGCGCAGGGTCGGACCAACCACGATCACGGAACGACCGGAGTAGTCCACACGCTTACCCAGCAGGTTCTGACGGAAACGACCCTGCTTACCCTTGATCATGTCGGCCAGGGATTTCAGCGGGCGCTTGTTGGAACCGGTGATAGCACGACCGCGACGGCCGTTGTCCAGCAGCGCGTCCACAGACTCCTGCAGCATGCGCTTTTCGTTGCGCACGATGATGTCCGGCGCGTTCAGCTCGAGCAGACGCTTCAGACGGTTGTTACGGTTGATCACCCGGCGGTACAGATCGTTCAGGTCGGAGGTCGCGAAGCGGCCACCGTCCAGCGGTACCAGAGGACGCAGATCCGGCGGCAGTACCGGCAGTGCCTGCATGATCATCCACTCCGGCTTGTTGCCGGACTTGTAGAACGCTTCCAGCAGCTTCAGACGCTTGGACAGCTTCTTGATCTTGGTCTCGGAGTTGGTCGCCGGGATCTCTTCGCGCAGGCGCTGAATCTCGGACGGCAACTCGATATCGTTCATCAGCTCCTGGATCGCTTCCGCACCCATCTTGGCTTCGAACTCATCGGCGAACTCTTCCATCGCTTCGAAGTACTGCTCGTCGTTCAGCAGCTGGCCGCGCTCCAGGGTAGTCATACCCGGATCGGTTACCACGTAGGATTCGAAGTAAAGCACGCGCTCGATATCACGCAGGGTCATATCCAGCAGCAGGCCGATACGGGACGGCAGGGACTTCAGGAACCAGATGTGCGCAACCGGGCTGGCCAGCTCAATGTGGCCCATGCGCTCACGGCGCACCTTGGCTTTGGTCACTTCAACGCCGCACTTCTCACAGATGATGCCGCGGTGCTTCATGCGCTTGTACTTGCCGCACAGACACTCGTAGTCCTTCACCGGGCCAAAAATCTTGGCACAGAACAGGCCTTCGCGTTCCGGCTTGAACGTACGGTAGTTGATGGTCTCCGGCTTCTTCACTTCGCCGTAGGACCAGGAACGAATCATGTCCGGCGAAGCCAGACCGATACGGATAGCGTCAAATTCTTCGAGCTGATCCTGGGCTTTCACCAGGTTTAACAAATCTTTCAAGGCCTTTCCTCCACTAGGGGGTAGTCAACCCGGCCAACTGCGCTTGGGGCCGGGAGCGCCGGCGGCACTCTTTTTAATCAAGAGCCGCCAGCCTCTGTCTACTAAATCCGATTGTTACCGGTCTTACTCGTTTTCCAGCTCGAAGTTCATACCCAGCGAGCGGATTTCCTTGACCAGTACGTTGAAGGATTCGGGCATGCCCGGCTCCATGCGGTGGTCGCCATCCACGATGTTCTTATACATCTTGGTACGACCTTCAACGTCATCGGATTTGACCGTGAGCATTTCCTGCAGGGTGTAAGCGGCACCGTATGCTTCCAGTGCCCACACTTCCATCTCACCGAAACGCTGACCACCGAACTGCGCCTTACCACCCAGCGGCTGCTGGGTAACCAGGCTGTAGGAACCGGTAGAACGCGCGTGCATCTTGTCGTCTACCAGGTGGTTCAGCTTCAGCATGTACATGTAGCCCACGGTGACCGGACGCTCGAAGGCGTCGCCGGTACGTCCGTCGTACAGGGTGATCTGGCCGGAGTCCGGGATGTCCGCGAGACGCAGCAGCGTCTTGATTTCGGACTCATCGGCACCGTCGAATACCGGAGTCGCCATGGGTACACCGCGACGCAGGTTTTCGGACATAGCCATCACTTCTTCGTCGGACAGCTCGTCCAGCTCCTCTTTGTTACCGCCGGTAGAGTTGTATACCTCTTCGAGGAAACCACGGACCTTCGCTGCTTCCTGCTTCTCCTTGATCATGCGGTCGATCTTCACACCCAGACCTTTTGCGGCCATACCCAGGTGCATTTCCAGTACCTGACCCACGTTCATACGGGACGGTACACCCAGCGGGTTCAGAACCACATCCACCGGCTCGCCGTTTTCGTCGTACGGCATGTCTTCAACCGGCTTGATCACGGAGATAACACCTTTGTTACCGTGACGGCCGGCCATCTTGTCACCGGGCTGGATGCGACGCTTGATCGCCAGGTAAACCTTGACGATTTTCAGTACGCCCGGCGCCAGGTCGTCGCCGGATTCCAGTTTCTTCTTCTTGTCTTCAAACTGCTCGTCGAGCAGCTTGCGACGCT
It includes:
- the rpoC gene encoding DNA-directed RNA polymerase subunit beta', translated to MKDLLNLVKAQDQLEEFDAIRIGLASPDMIRSWSYGEVKKPETINYRTFKPEREGLFCAKIFGPVKDYECLCGKYKRMKHRGIICEKCGVEVTKAKVRRERMGHIELASPVAHIWFLKSLPSRIGLLLDMTLRDIERVLYFESYVVTDPGMTTLERGQLLNDEQYFEAMEEFADEFEAKMGAEAIQELMNDIELPSEIQRLREEIPATNSETKIKKLSKRLKLLEAFYKSGNKPEWMIMQALPVLPPDLRPLVPLDGGRFATSDLNDLYRRVINRNNRLKRLLELNAPDIIVRNEKRMLQESVDALLDNGRRGRAITGSNKRPLKSLADMIKGKQGRFRQNLLGKRVDYSGRSVIVVGPTLRLHQCGLPKKMALELFKPFIFGKLETRGLATTIKAAKKMVEREEAVVWDILDEVIREHPVLLNRAPTLHRLGIQAFEPVLIEGKAIQLHPLVCAAYNADFDGDQMAVHVPLTIEAQLESRALMMSTNNILSPANGEPIIVPSQDVVLGLYWMTRERVNDKGEGMFFSDIKEVSRAFYAKQVGLQAKIKVRIDETSIGEDGEKQVTRTIYDTTVGRALLWNIVPEGLPFEHVNQPMKKKAISRVLNECYRNVGLKATVIFADQLMYTGFDFSTKSGSSIGVNDFEIPAAKADLIASAEEEVKEIETQFASGLVTAGEKYNKVIDVWSRTNDKVTQAMMAGIKKEPVIDRDGKETEQDSFNSVYMYADSGARGSEAQIRQLAGMRGLMARPDGSIIENAITANFREGLSVLQYFISTHGARKGLADTALKTANSGYLTRRLVDVAQDVVITEIDCGTDDGLTMAPVIEGGDVIESLGDRILGRVVARDVTKPGSDEIAVPAGTMIDEAWVERIEGMGIDEVIVRSAITCETAHGICAQCYGRDLARGHRANPGESVGVVAAQSIGEPGTQLTMRTFHIGGAASRASAADSIQVKQPGTVRLHNVKTVKAESGNLVAVSRSGELAVADSAGRERERYKLPYGAVISVDEGSTIDGGQIVAKWDPHTHPIITEVAGWVKLSGMEDGLSIRKTTDELTGLSSLEVIDPAERPAAGKDLRPAVTLVDENGEELTLANSNAPAHYALPPRAILSLKDSDKVNVGDVIARIPQESGGTKDITGGLPRVADLFEARKPKEPSILAEISGTVSFGKETKGKVRLQITPKDGKPLANGKDHYEVLIPKHRQLTVFEGETVEKGEVISDGPSNPHDILRLKGVEELARYITNEIQEVYRLQGVGINDKHIETIVRQMLRKVEILEMGDSEFIKGDQVEYQRVVEENERLRAESKQPAQFERLLLGITKASLATESFLSAASFQETTRVLTEAAVTGKEDSLRGLKENVVVGRLIPAGTGLAYHAERKRRRTQQLTHGYAEGPSAEEVEAALTEALKSSGE